The window TCTTTGATATAGCCACTGTTAATGGCGGGCTGACCGCAGCACCCCTGCTTCTCGGGGAAATTAACGCGGCAGCCGAGCTTTTCCAGCAACAATACGGAATCGCGTGCCATCCGTGATTTCAGCGCGTCACCAATACAGGTGACAAAGAAATTTACATTCACAATAAATACCCCATTGCTTCATTGCCTTTTAAAACCGGCGGCACATCGCCGCCCGGTAATAATTCAATAATAAAAACTGGCCATTAATAAAACGGTGATACCTGACCTTTACTGTTTTATTGTCTTTTCGTCAGGCCCAGTTTTTACGTTTACTGGTTTTACCAATGCCCGGGTTCATGCTGTTGGTCGGGTCATTTTCCTGATAAAACCGCGCCAGATTTTCAGGCGCTTTATAAAGGTGGCCAACATTATGTTCTGCCGGATATTGCGCCCCGCGTTGGCGCAACAGTTCTAGCATCTGTTCTTTTAACGCGTGCGCATCAACGCCTTTTTTAACGATATAATCCTGATGGAACACATGGCACATAAAGTGGCCATAATAAAGTTTATGCACCAGCTGACTGTCAATTTCAGCCGGCAGATGTTCATACCACTCGGTATCATTGCGGCGTAGCGCAATATCCAGCGCGAGAATATCCTCAACCTCATCAGAATGAACGGCCTGATAGCGAATGGCGGCTCCCGCTGCAGCAAAGCGGTGCAGAAACGCCTTGCTGCCCTCTTCCGGGGTACAGGCAAAGAAATCTCCGTCTGCCGTTTTAAAGTACTCGGTCAACCACGCCTGCGCTTCGCCGATGCCATCCCCTGCCATTTTCAGCATCAGATGATGCTCGTAGTTGTCACGCCAGGTTTTCATGCGTGGCGGGAGATGGCTCGGGAAAAGATGACTGAATGTCTGCATTGCGCGGTCGGTAAAGTGCGGGCGGAATATCTTCACCTTCTCCAGCATGGCCTCGGTGCGCCCCTTCAGATTAAAGAAAAACGGCATTTTGTCGGTGCCGAGTTTGTCGATCATCAGGAAGGTGTCTTTGCTGTATTTCTCTGCAACATCATAGATATCACGATGCATATACTCACCGGCGACCGGTAAGTGTGTAAACGTCGCCAGCATATGGCGGCGTATGTCCGTCAACACCGAGGTCTGATTGGTACCAATGTAGAACACCTGCTGATTCTTCTCAGCTTCAAAGGTGTCCAGACGCACGGCAAACACCGCCAGTTTCCCCGCGCAGCCTGAGGATTCGAACAGGCGGTCCGGGTCGGCGTTGTAGCGCGCCGGGGTGTCGGCATCAACGTCTCTGACGCGGGTCACGTAATCGTGGTCGTGCGCGTGACGCCCGTCATGACTGACGTCAGCACGCGCAATCGCGTTGTTATCCAGGCGGGCGAGGATCTGTTCCGGCGTCTCGCCCAGTTCGATACCCAGATGATTAACCAGTTGTAGCTGTCCCTGTTCATCCACACGAGCAAACAGTGACATCTCGGTGTACGCCGGGCCACGCTGAACCAATGCACCGCCGGAGTTATTACAGATACCGCCAATCACCGACGCACCAATGCAGGAAGAGCCAATCACCGAATGCGGCTCGCGGCCAAACGGCTTCAGCGCCTTCTCCAGCGAATACAGCGTGGTACCCGGATACGCCAACACCTGCTTGCCCTCATCCAGCACATGCAGACTGTCGAGGCGCAGCGTGCTGATGATAACGATGTCGCGATCGTAGCCCTTGCCGTTCGGCGTGGAGCCTTCCGTCAGGCCGGTATTTGAGGCCTGCATCAGAATGATTTTATCGGCCTCCACGCAGGCCTTGAGCACCTGCCACAGTTCAAGCAGAGAGCCGGGGATCACCACCGCCAGCGCCTCGCCCTGACCCGAGCGGAAGCCCTTGCGATAACGCGCCGTTTTGGACGGATCGGTAAGGACGTAGGCGGGGCCAACCCGTTGGGTAAGTGCAGTCAAAAAGGATTTATTATCAGTGTTTTTCATGGAGGGCGGCTCTCCGCTCCTTATATCAGGGCAATCGAAAATGGCGATAGATTCATTTGTATGACAAAACAAAATAATCCCCCAATCATTACTTACATGCAATACCCTGGTTTATTTCTTTCGGCCTCGCTCACATTTTTATATTGAAAACCACAATTATCAGAAATCAAAAAACCGTTTAAAACGACTTACCCGCCCGTCTCTATCATTATTACACAGACCATTATATAACTATTTATAGGTACCCATTTTGCGCCCAAAAATATTTACAGAGCATTATTTCTCAATTAAAAGCTTACAATAGTTACAAAACCATTAATCATAATTACTTTATCCACTGAAGCGATTCAGTTTGCATATTTTATTTATCCAGCCATGTAAGTTTCCCGCCATAAATACAAATAAGGTTTAATAAACCCATCAGGAATAGTAATGAACGAATATATTATGTTTGTTTTAGCCCTCTCTCCTTTGCTGCTTATGGTATTTTTAATACTAAAATTAAAAATGCCGATTCATTATTCAGTCTTGATTACGCTGGCCTTTACCATCGCGCTGTCGGCGATATTCTGGGATATGCCGTTACAGAATTTGAAAGCCTCCGTGGGCTATGGTGCCCTCAAAGGGTTATGGCCGATTGTGATTGTGATCCTCGGTGCGATATTCAGTTATAACGTGATGCAGGCCACCAAAGCGCTGGATATTCTGCGCGATATTCTCGCCAGTATTAGTGAAGATAAACGCATCCAGGTACTACTTATTTCGTGGTGTTTTGGCGGATTTCTTGAGGCCGCCGCTGGCTACGGCACCGCGGTTGCCATTCCTATCGGCATCCTGATCGCACTGGGATTCAATCCGCTCAAAGCGGCCATCGCCTCACTCGTCGCCAATACCGTGCCGACGGCATTCGGCGCGGTGGGTATTCCGGTTTCAATTCTCGCTGAACAGGTTAACCTGCCGGTTTTCACCCTCGGCGGAACCATTATTATGCAGCTGGCGCTGTTTAATATTCTGCTGCCGTTTGTGATTATTTGTATTATCGGCGGTGGCCTGAAGGCGATTCGCGGCGTGTTCTTCATCACACTAATTTGCGGTATTACCACGCTGGTGCCGCAGTATTTTGTCGCTATCCACCTTGGCGCAGAACTCCCTGCATTTGCCGGCAGCCTGGTCAGCCTGTTTGCCGTCGCCATTCTTGGTCGACTGCGCAACGGCAAAACCGCCCCCGAATGGCGTATTGAAACCAGCCATACCCGGGAAACCACACCGCGCTCGGCGAAGGTGCTGTTCCGGGTCGGCTCCATCTACCTGTTTATTTTTATCTTTATTCTGCTGTGCTCGCCGCTGTTCCCGGCGGTAAAAGCGGCAGCATCACAGCTGGCTTCGGTGCTGCATTTCACCCTCGCCGACGGTAAAACGCTGGCGCTGAAAATCGAGTGGGTCACCACGCCGGGGATGCTGATCATCTTTGCGACCCTGATCGGCGGTTTTATCCAGGGGGCTTCGGCGCGCGGGATGCTGGAAGTGTTTGTCAAAACCATTTTCCAGTTGAAGAATTCGATCGTCGCCATTATGGCGATTGTTGCGCTGGCCACGGTGATGGATCTCAGCGGTATTATCGCCACGCTGGCTCAGTCGATTGTTGACCTGACCGGCGGCTCGTATGTCTTTCTCGCCCCGGTTATTGGCGCGCTGGGTACGTTTGTCACCGGCAGCGACACCAACTCGAATATTCTGTTTGGTAAACTGCAAACCATTGCTGCCAGCAAGTTGAATATTGACCCTAACTGGCTGGCGGCGGCCAACACCTCCGGCGCGACGGGCGGGAAAATGATCTCCCCGCAGAGCATCGCCATTGCGGTTTCCGCCACCAAAATGGAAGGCCAGGCGAACCAGATTATGTCTGGCACCATGAAATACTGCTGCGCCTACATCGTGATCCTCGGCTTAAAGGTCGGCCTCTTTTACTACTGGTTTATGGCGTAACGCATTGTCAACCCCAGCCATATTCTGGCAAGCGTGTTTGACAAGACAGTGAACAAAAAGGTTTACAGCCACCCGGTCAGGAGAACGCCGCGGCTGGCTTTACGATTTGTCGGCGCTGACTAAAATAGCGCCGATATTTCAAAGAGAGGATTGTTGTTATGTTGTTCTGGAAAAAGATGGTGAAGAAGTTCGACGCCTTTTCTGCGTTGATCCCACCACGCTACTTCCGCGTGTAATGCCTGGCACTTATGCCTGATGGCGCTTCGCTTATCAGGCCTACGTTTCACGCACATTTGTAGGCCGGATAAGGCGCAAGCGCCGCATCCGGCTGCTACAGCAGAGTAAAACACTCACCCCTTTCTCTTACGCATTCCGCACGTTCTTAACACCACCACCCGTAAACGCAGCCACGCAAAGCGATAAATCAGCGGATGCTGAAACCGTAGCAATGTCAAAAACATAGCGCCTCCCGTTACCGGAACGTAGGCAGCAGGCCAAACACGTCCAGCACCACCGTCAGATAGACAACCGCCCCGCAGACGATCACCAGGTTAAGCACCGTGTTATTGCAGGGTGCAGTGTAGCTGGCCGTAGGGAAACGCTTACGCGCCGCTTTTACCAGGAACGGTGGCAGGATCACGCTCCAGATGGTGAAGGCCAGACCGGCATAGCCAATCGCATGAACAAAACCATTCGGGAAGAAAAAGCACACAGCAGCCGGTGGGAAGTAGGTTACCAGCGCAGTTTTCAGACGACCGACGCCATTATCCGGGAAGTGAAACAGGTCAGCGATATAGTCAAACAGGCCGAGGGTTGCCGCCAGCAGGGAACTGGCTACCGCAAAGTTGCCGAAGAAAGTCAGGATCAGATCCATATAGCGGCTGGTAAACAGCCCGCTGATGGCCTCGACAAACACGTCGATATTGCCGCCTTTAGCGATAATCGGCGGGAATTCCGAACGGCTGATGTTGCCCATCGTCACGCCCAGCCAGAAGACATACAGCAGCAGAGCAAACAGCGTGCCGATGATTATCGAACGCGTAATATGCGGGATCCCACTCTTACCGTACAGTTTGACCAGGCTCGGCACGTTGCCATGAAAACCAAATGAGATAATACAGAACGGCAGCGTCATCAGGATATACGGCAGGTACTGCGACCCTGGGATCGCCACCGCGACGCTGTCGACCAGTTTCGCCACTTCAATATGGCCGACCAGCCCGGAGAATGTGGCAAAGAACGCGATAAACTTACCGATGATCAAAATAGTGGTGATGCGTCCGACCAGCAGCGAACTGTACCAGGCAATCGCCCCGACCAGCATACTGACAATCACCACCGAGACATTCGCCGGAAAGCGCACGCCGCTGTATTTGAACACAGTTTGCGCCATCACCGCCGATGACCCGGAGATATAGGCGTAGGTCAGAATATACAACACAAAGCCAAACGCGATACCGACCACGATATTCCACTTCTGGCCTAATAAATCCTGAGTAAAGGTATTAAAACTGGCACCTGCGCCGTAATGCAGGTTAACTTCAACCAGCATCAGGCCGGTTAATAACATCATGATGGCAACAAAAAGCAGAATGACAGAGGCGCCGGGAAACCATACGCCGGCCATCGCAATCGGCAGGGAAAACATTCCACCGCCCACGACGGTTGCGATAACCAACATGGTTCCGCTAATCAGTCCGGGGGTACTACTCTGTCGCTCAATGGCATTAATATCCATGATAAATGTTCCTGTAGACTATTCGTTATAATTACAGCTGTCATTTGTACATCATGCGGATAATAAAAATGTCGGAGTCAGGGTTTGCAATTTTTTCGTTATATTGCGGTAACGGGCACCGCAAAGGCTTCCTGTTCATGGAAAAGGAATACAAAAAAGCCCCATCACAAGATGGGGCCTGAATAACATTTAAATATAGTCAAAGCGTGCGGTAAAGAAGCGCAACTGCTTCGGCTCGTAAATAAACTTCAGCCCGCGAATATCTTCTTTATGCTGGTAAAGTTTAATGATGCCGTCTGCCACCACATCCATATGCGCATAGGTATACACGCGGCGTGGAATAGTCAGGCGTACTGTTTCCAGTTTTGGTCTGTGGTGCTCACCGGTGGCATTATTACGGCCCGCAGAGATAATACCGCGCTCCATACTGCGCACGCCGGTCTCGACATAAATGCTGGCTGCCAGGCTCTGCGCCGGGAACTCGTCCTGGGTCAGATGTTCGCAGAAGCGACGCGCATCGAGGAATACCGCGTGTCCGCCCACTGGCTCAACAATCGGCACACCGGCAGCTTTTAGCTTGTCGCCGAGGTAGCGAACTTGCTTCACGCGGTGCTCGATGTACTCATACTGCATGGCTTCGCGCAGGCCAATCGCCATCGCTTCCATGTCGCGTCCGGCCAGACCGCCGTAGGATGGCATGCCTTCATAGACCACCACTAACTCTTTGGCAGAAGAGAACATTTCGTCGTCGTTCATGCACAGGAAGCCGCCGATGTTCACCAGACAGTCTTTTTTACCACTCATGGTACAACCGTCGGCATAGCTGAACATTTCATGGACGATCGCGGCGATGCTCTTGTCCTCAAAGCCCTGCTCTTGCTCTTTGATAAAGTAGGCGTTTTCTACGCAGCGGGTGGCATCGTAGAACACTTTAATGCCGTGAGCTTCCGTCAGCTCGCGCACCGCACGCATGTTAGCCATCGAGACCGGCTGCCCGCCCGCGAGGTTAACCGTCACCGCCAGGCAGATATACGCAATATTCTCTGCGCCTTTTTCATCAATCAGCTTTTGTAATTTTTTAAGATCAATATCACCTTTAAAAGCAATATTCAGACCGGCATCGTGTGCTTCGTCACGCACGATATCCACGAAGATGGCACCGTTTTTTTCCTGGTGATAACGCGTGGTGGTGAAATACATATTCCCGGCAACATATTGCCCCGGCTTAATGGCCAGCTGCGATAACAGGTTTTCTGCACCGCGTCCCTGGTGAGTCGGAACAATATGTTTAAAGCCAAACAGTTCCTGCACGGTTCTTTCCAGATGATAGAAGTTTTCGCTGCCCGCGTACGCTTCATCACCCATCATCATTCCGGCCCACTGCTTGTCGCTCATCGCGTTAGTGCCGCTGTCTGTCAGCAGGTCAATATAAATATCTTTCGAATTTAACAGGAAAGTATTGTAACCCGCTTCTTGCATTTTTATCAGGCGTTCATTACGCGGGATCATAGATACAGTTTCAACGCTTTTAATACGGAAGGGTTCTGCCGGATAATTCATGTTGTTTCTCCAGTAACAGTGGTCGTGTACGTATTAATGTGAAGTAAATCATATCGAGTTCATCAACAGAGGCTGATGAAATATTACTATTCTCCGCCTGATACAGGGGGTGAAATAATGTGGAAGCACTATGCAAGATTTGATTGATTATGGAAATAGCCCAGTCAACATTAATCACTGCCAATAATTTAAAAAGCTGTAAATGTGAGTGATGCAAATCACACGTCTTTTTTTTACCCGTTCATATTCAACAAGTTTTTTTCTGCGTGTTGATTTGCTGTTTGCCGTTGTATGTCTGTGGAAAGTGGAAATACTGAAAACTTAACTTTCCACGCTGTTCTCACAATCTACGGGTGAATAAGTACACGCCATTTTGTGAGAGTCGGATCACTTCACGGGGTTATATTTGTGATTCATATCACTAAAAGTGTAAACCAAAGTGTACAAACCGGTGTAGTTTCAGAGTTTGCTATTTGCTTCAGTGAGTTAGATCGCATTTTTAGCCCAACTCAGAGCCATGATATTTTCTGGAAATAATCGGTCTTTGGCGGATGGAATGAGAATGAATTTATACGCTGAATAATACTGGTTTTATTGGCGCAGGGAGATGTTCTGTTTATTCCGAATAGCACGCTAATCGCGCTTATTTCATTATATTTACATCTGGACTTCCCCCATTCTACTGGCGTAATTTACAGGGGTTTTATTAGCGCGACACGAAGGTGCTACCAACACCTCCGCATCGCTAATCGCAGCAACTATTTACAGAGAATAGCCACCATGACTGATACGCATTGTATTGCAGTTTCGTTTGATCCAGAAGTCCACGCCGCCGATAACCGCCATTTGAAGGTGGGATATGCGAGTCGTTATCCCGATTACAGCCGTATTCCGGTGAAGTACGTGCGCTTTCCGTCCATCGTGATGAAGGGGATGTGGTTAAAAGCCGCCGGATTCGACACCGGCACCGACGTAAAAGTACGGGTGATGGAAGGCTGCATCGTGCTCACCGCCCAAACGCCCCAACCCGAAGAGTCAGCGCTGATGACGTCGCTGCGCAAAGTGGAAAAGCTGTCGGCGCGCAAACAAAAGCAGGTGCTGGAGTTTATCGCGGTAATTGCGGGGAAAGCGTCGAAGGGGTAACGGTCTTGCTAAAGGCGCCTGCGGGCGCCTTTATTTGACATCATAAATCTACACATATTTGATGTACAACGGTTTAATTATATACTCAGAAACAGGTGATGCTGCCAACTTACTGATTTAGTGTATGATGGTGTTTTTGAGGTGCTCCTGTGGCTTCTGTTTCTATCAGCTGTCCCTCCTGTTCAGCTACTGACGGGGTGGTGCGTAACGGCAAAAGCACCGCCGGACATCAGCGCTATCTCTGCTCTCACTGCCGTAAAACATGGCAACTGCAGTTCACTTACACCGCTTCTCAACCCGGTACGCACCAGAAAATCATTGATATGGCCATGAATGGCGTTGGATGCCGGGCAACCGCCCGCATTATGGGCGTTGGCCTCAACACGATTTTACGTCACTTAAAAAACTCAGGCCGCAGTCGGTAACCTCGCGCATACAGCCGGGCAGTGACGTCATCGTCTGCGCGGAAATGGACGAACAGTGGGGCTATGTCGGGGCTAAATCGCGCCAGCGCTGGCTGTTTTACGCGTATGACAGGCTCCGGAAGACGGTTGTGGCGCACGTCTTCGGTGAACGCACTATGGCGACGCTGGGGCGTCTTATGAGCCTGCTGTCACCCTTTGACGTGGTGATATGGATGACGGATGGCTGGCCGCTGTATGAATCCCGCCTGAAGGGAAAGCTGCACGTAATCAGCAAGCGATATACGCAGCGAATTGAGCGGCATAACCTGAATCTGAGGCAGCACCTGGCACGGCTGGGACGGAAGTCGCTGTCGTTCTCAAAATCGGTGGAGCTGCATGACAAAGTCATCGGGCATTATCTGAACATAAAACACTATCAATAAGTTGGAGTCATTACCCGGACTCAACAACATCAAACTTAGTCTTTTGTGGGACTCCAGCCCAACGACTAATCTCATATGCTGATGCACCGAACAACACAATTTCGTTTGACTCTTCAGTTTGCTTAATTTTAATTCCTGGGTAACTATATCTGATAGTCATAAAAATCCTTAATAAATGCTCAAGCTCCAGTAATTAGGTAATTTACTCAAAACCTAAAAACAGAAACAAAATTATGATTAAGGTTTTAAGATAAACACTATCTTACCTGAATAGAGGAATGTTGAAAAGAAACTTGAAAAACTAAGAACATGATTGGTGCCGAAGGCCGGACTCGAACCGGCACGTATTTCTACGGTTGATTTTGAATCAACTGCGTCTACCGATTTCGCCACTCCGGCACGGAAGGGATGCGGAAAACGTTGTGGATTATACCTGTCGTGCGCCACCATGCAAGCGCCAGCGTGTGTCTGGCTTGCTAAGTGTTGAAAATTTCAGCATTACCTTTCGTACCTGCAATCAACATCACGGTTTGGCCCCCACAACAACCGCCCTAATCCCCCCTTCTGCGAAGCACCCCGTTTCCCCATGCTCTACACTTCCAGTTCAACACCACACTGAGGGAAACACGATGTCGATGATAAAAAGCTACGCCGCAAAAGAGGCGGGCAGCGAACTCGAACTCTATGAATACGATGCGGGCGAGCTAAAGCCGGAAGATGTCGAAGTGCAGGTCGATTACTGCGGTATCTGCCATTCTGATTTGTCGATGATCGACAACGAATGGGGATTCTCTCAGTATCCGCTGGTTGCCGGGCATGAGGTGATTGGTCGCGTGGCGGCGCTCGGCAGCGCGGCGCAGGATAAAGGTCTGAAAGTGGGCCAGCGCGTTGGGATTGGCTGGACGGCGCGCAGCTGCGGGCACTGCGATGCCTGTATCAGCGGCAATCAGATCAACTGCCTGGAAGGGTCCGTTCCCACGATCCTCAATCGCGGCGGCTTTGCCGAGAAGCTGCGGGCCGACTGGCAGTGGGTGATCCCGCTACCGGAGAGCATCGATTATGCGGCTGCCGGTCCCTTGCTGTGCGGCGGCATCACGGTGTTCAAACCACTACTGATGCACCATATCACCGCCACCAGCCGCGTCGGGGTGATCGGCATCGGCGGTCTGGGGCATATCGCCATTAAGCTGTTACACGCGATGGGGTGCGAAGTGACCGCGTTCAGCTCCAATCCGGCGAAAGAGCAGGAAGTGCTGGCGATGGGGGCGGATAAGGTGGTCAATAGCCGCGATCCGGATGCG of the Citrobacter freundii genome contains:
- the symE gene encoding endoribonuclease SymE, which produces MTDTHCIAVSFDPEVHAADNRHLKVGYASRYPDYSRIPVKYVRFPSIVMKGMWLKAAGFDTGTDVKVRVMEGCIVLTAQTPQPEESALMTSLRKVEKLSARKQKQVLEFIAVIAGKASKG
- a CDS encoding IS1-like element IS1A family transposase (programmed frameshift); protein product: MASVSISCPSCSATDGVVRNGKSTAGHQRYLCSHCRKTWQLQFTYTASQPGTHQKIIDMAMNGVGCRATARIMGVGLNTILRHFKKLRPQSVTSRIQPGSDVIVCAEMDEQWGYVGAKSRQRWLFYAYDRLRKTVVAHVFGERTMATLGRLMSLLSPFDVVIWMTDGWPLYESRLKGKLHVISKRYTQRIERHNLNLRQHLARLGRKSLSFSKSVELHDKVIGHYLNIKHYQ
- the ahr gene encoding NADPH-dependent aldehyde reductase Ahr yields the protein MSMIKSYAAKEAGSELELYEYDAGELKPEDVEVQVDYCGICHSDLSMIDNEWGFSQYPLVAGHEVIGRVAALGSAAQDKGLKVGQRVGIGWTARSCGHCDACISGNQINCLEGSVPTILNRGGFAEKLRADWQWVIPLPESIDYAAAGPLLCGGITVFKPLLMHHITATSRVGVIGIGGLGHIAIKLLHAMGCEVTAFSSNPAKEQEVLAMGADKVVNSRDPDALKALAGQFDLIINTVNVDLDWQPYFEALAYGGNFHTVGAVLKPLPVPAFTLIAGDRSISGSATGTPFELRKLMKFAGRSKVSPTTELYPMSQINEAIQHVRDGKARYRVVLKADF
- a CDS encoding tyrosine phenol-lyase, with translation MNYPAEPFRIKSVETVSMIPRNERLIKMQEAGYNTFLLNSKDIYIDLLTDSGTNAMSDKQWAGMMMGDEAYAGSENFYHLERTVQELFGFKHIVPTHQGRGAENLLSQLAIKPGQYVAGNMYFTTTRYHQEKNGAIFVDIVRDEAHDAGLNIAFKGDIDLKKLQKLIDEKGAENIAYICLAVTVNLAGGQPVSMANMRAVRELTEAHGIKVFYDATRCVENAYFIKEQEQGFEDKSIAAIVHEMFSYADGCTMSGKKDCLVNIGGFLCMNDDEMFSSAKELVVVYEGMPSYGGLAGRDMEAMAIGLREAMQYEYIEHRVKQVRYLGDKLKAAGVPIVEPVGGHAVFLDARRFCEHLTQDEFPAQSLAASIYVETGVRSMERGIISAGRNNATGEHHRPKLETVRLTIPRRVYTYAHMDVVADGIIKLYQHKEDIRGLKFIYEPKQLRFFTARFDYI
- the dld gene encoding D-lactate dehydrogenase; amino-acid sequence: MKNTDNKSFLTALTQRVGPAYVLTDPSKTARYRKGFRSGQGEALAVVIPGSLLELWQVLKACVEADKIILMQASNTGLTEGSTPNGKGYDRDIVIISTLRLDSLHVLDEGKQVLAYPGTTLYSLEKALKPFGREPHSVIGSSCIGASVIGGICNNSGGALVQRGPAYTEMSLFARVDEQGQLQLVNHLGIELGETPEQILARLDNNAIARADVSHDGRHAHDHDYVTRVRDVDADTPARYNADPDRLFESSGCAGKLAVFAVRLDTFEAEKNQQVFYIGTNQTSVLTDIRRHMLATFTHLPVAGEYMHRDIYDVAEKYSKDTFLMIDKLGTDKMPFFFNLKGRTEAMLEKVKIFRPHFTDRAMQTFSHLFPSHLPPRMKTWRDNYEHHLMLKMAGDGIGEAQAWLTEYFKTADGDFFACTPEEGSKAFLHRFAAAGAAIRYQAVHSDEVEDILALDIALRRNDTEWYEHLPAEIDSQLVHKLYYGHFMCHVFHQDYIVKKGVDAHALKEQMLELLRQRGAQYPAEHNVGHLYKAPENLARFYQENDPTNSMNPGIGKTSKRKNWA
- a CDS encoding aromatic amino acid transporter — encoded protein: MDINAIERQSSTPGLISGTMLVIATVVGGGMFSLPIAMAGVWFPGASVILLFVAIMMLLTGLMLVEVNLHYGAGASFNTFTQDLLGQKWNIVVGIAFGFVLYILTYAYISGSSAVMAQTVFKYSGVRFPANVSVVIVSMLVGAIAWYSSLLVGRITTILIIGKFIAFFATFSGLVGHIEVAKLVDSVAVAIPGSQYLPYILMTLPFCIISFGFHGNVPSLVKLYGKSGIPHITRSIIIGTLFALLLYVFWLGVTMGNISRSEFPPIIAKGGNIDVFVEAISGLFTSRYMDLILTFFGNFAVASSLLAATLGLFDYIADLFHFPDNGVGRLKTALVTYFPPAAVCFFFPNGFVHAIGYAGLAFTIWSVILPPFLVKAARKRFPTASYTAPCNNTVLNLVIVCGAVVYLTVVLDVFGLLPTFR
- a CDS encoding L-lactate permease → MNEYIMFVLALSPLLLMVFLILKLKMPIHYSVLITLAFTIALSAIFWDMPLQNLKASVGYGALKGLWPIVIVILGAIFSYNVMQATKALDILRDILASISEDKRIQVLLISWCFGGFLEAAAGYGTAVAIPIGILIALGFNPLKAAIASLVANTVPTAFGAVGIPVSILAEQVNLPVFTLGGTIIMQLALFNILLPFVIICIIGGGLKAIRGVFFITLICGITTLVPQYFVAIHLGAELPAFAGSLVSLFAVAILGRLRNGKTAPEWRIETSHTRETTPRSAKVLFRVGSIYLFIFIFILLCSPLFPAVKAAASQLASVLHFTLADGKTLALKIEWVTTPGMLIIFATLIGGFIQGASARGMLEVFVKTIFQLKNSIVAIMAIVALATVMDLSGIIATLAQSIVDLTGGSYVFLAPVIGALGTFVTGSDTNSNILFGKLQTIAASKLNIDPNWLAAANTSGATGGKMISPQSIAIAVSATKMEGQANQIMSGTMKYCCAYIVILGLKVGLFYYWFMA